GCCGCCGCCCTGGGCCTGCTGGCCGGGCTCCTGCGGGTAGCCCTGCTGGGGGTAGCCCTGCTGGGGCACCGGCTGCGGGTAGCCCTGCTGCGGGGTGTAGAACGGCGGGACGGTGGTCTGCACCCGCTGGGCGCAGGCGGCGCAGGTCTCGATCTGGCGCGGCACGCCCCACTGCGGCGACCACAGCACCACCGTCGTGCCGGCGCCGTGCGAGGGGTCGAAGAAGCACGTCACGGGGGAACTCCCTGCTCCTGGCTGGGTCTGCGGCTGCGGAAGGGCGGGTACGGGGACGGGCGCGGCGGCGGGAGCCACCGGCGCGGGCGGCACGGCGGGCTTCACCGGAACCGGAGCCGGCGCGGACGCAGGGGCGGAGGACGCCGCGGCTGCCGCGGGCTGCAGGACGTCCACGCCGAAGTCCGCGGCGATGCCCGCGAGCCCCGCCGCGTACCCCTGCCCGACCGCCCGGAACTTCCAGTCCGCGCCATGCCGGTACAACTCGCCGAAGACCATTGCGGTCTCGCTGCCGGCCTCCGGCGCCACGTCGTAGCGCGCCACCTCGGCGCCGCCGTCCGGGTCAATGATCCGGACGTACGCGCCGCGGACCTGTCCGAAGCTCTGACGCCGCTGCGCCGCGTCGTAGATCGCCACCGCGAAGACGATCTTCTCCACGTCGGCGGAGACCTCCGCGAGCCGGACCTCGATCTGCTCGCGGTCCGCACCGCCGCCGGAGCCGCCCTGGTGGCGGACCGAGCCGTCCGGGCTCCGCAGGTTGTTGAAGAAGACGAAGTTCTGGTCCGAGCCGACCTTGCCGTCCGCCCCGCACAGCAGCGCGCTGGCGTCCAGGTCGTACCCGGCTCCGGCCGTCCAGCCGAGGCCGACCCGGACCACCCGGAGACCGGGGGCCTGCTTGCCCAGGGAGACGTTGCCGCCCTTCGTCAGGGCCACACTCATGGGACTTCCTCCACCACCGTGCGACTGACGGGTACCGCTGTACCCGCTGTAACCACTGTCCGACCACGACAACGCTGTAGAAGTCGCGCCGGTTCCCGCCCCCGGGATCAAGATCGCGTCAGGACCGGACGGGCCCGGGTCAGTACCGGACGGGCAGTTCCAGCAGTCCGCGGGCCCGCAGGGTGGGGCGGTGGCGCAGCCGCTCGACCGGGACGTCGAGGGCGAGGTCGGGGAAGCGGCGCAGCAGGGCGGTCAGCGCGATCGCGGTCTCCATCCTCGCCAGCGGTGCGCCGAGGCAGTAGTGGATGCCGTGGCCGAGGGCGAGGTGGCCGTTCTCGCGGCGGCGCAGGTCGAGCCGGTCGGGGTCGGTGAACTGCTCGGGGTCGCGGTTGGCGGAGCCGAGGGCGAGCAGCACGGTCTCCCCCGCCGGGACGGTGACGCCGCCGATGGTGACGTCCTCGCGCGGGAAGCGGCGGATGGCGAGCGGGGCGGGGCCGTCGAAGCGGGCGAACTCCTCGACGGCGCCGTCGATCAGCTCCGGTTCGGCGCGCAGGGCGGCGAGCTGCTCGGGGTGGGTGAGCAGGGCCAGGACGGCGTTGGCGATGAGGTGGACGGTGTTCTCGTAGCCGGCGAAGAGGATCAGGAAGGCGAGCGAGGTCAGCTCGTCCTCGCTGAGCCCGCCCCCGCCGTCCTGGTCGTCGCGGACGGCGATCAGGTCGGAGAGCAGGTCGTCGCCGGGCTCGGTGCGCTTGCGCTCGACGAGGCCGGTGAAGAACCCGAGCATCGCCTTGACGGCGGCGCGGGCCGTCTCGGGGTGCTCGGGGTCCGGCGTGATGAGGGTGTCCGTCCAGCCGCGGAAGTCGTGCCGGTCGTCCTCGGGGACGCCGAGCAGGTCGCAGATGACGGTGATCGGCAGCGGGGCGGCGTACGCGGCGAGCAGGTCGGCGCGGCCCGCCGGGGCGATGGCGTCGAGCAGCTGTCCGGCGACCTTCTCGATCGGGGCGCGCAGGGCGGCGATCCGGCGCGGGGTGAAGGCGCGCACGACCAGGCGGCGGATCCGGGTGTGGTCGGGCGGGTCCATGTTGAGCAGGTTGGCGTCCAGCGCGGGCGGCAGCGCGAAGCCGCGGTAGTTGCCGGGCGCGGCGTGCGTCCGGTCGAGGGCGAGCCGCGGGTCGGCGAGGGCCTGGCGTACGTCGGGGTAGCGGGTCACCAGCCAGAAGGGCAGGCCGTCCGGGCCGACGACGCGGTGGGCGGGCGCGTCGGCGCGCAGTCGGGTGTAGCCGCCGTACGGGTCGGCGATCAGGGACGTCAGGGTGAGGTCGGGCGCTGTCACCGGCCCAGCCTACGGGGGTGGCGGCGGCACTCTGGCGGGGCGTCAGAACCGGACTTATTGTCAGGTGACATGACACTCACCCGTGGGACCGTTCGTCGGCCCGTTCGTCGGACCGCCGCGCTGGCCGCCGCCCTCGCCGGAACCCTGGCCGCGCTGTTGGCCCCGGCCGCCGCCCAGGCCGACCCGGTCGGCTGCCGCACCAACGCCGCCGCCCCGACGGATGCCGAACAGGCCCGCCTCCAGGACACCCGCACCGCCGCCTTCACCGAGCGCTCCGGCCTGAGCGACCTCCTCCACGGCTTCCCGGCCGCCCTCTGCACCGCCCGCACCGCCCGCCGCGCCGAGCGGATCGTGGACGCCTGGGGCCGGGCCCTGTGGCAGGCCGGCGTGGACCGCGCCCAGGGCCGGCGGCCCAGCGGCGAACTGCCCGCCCGCGACGACCGCCCGCTGTACTGGACCAGGCTCGCCATGACCGTCCAACTGGCCGACTGGCAGCCCGCGTTCGCGGTCGACCGAACCGCCCTGCGGGACCGCTTCGAGGACGCCTCACGCGGTCTGGACGGCGGCTTCGGCGCCGCGCCCGGCGTCCGCCGGATCTTCGTCAGCGGCTTCGACCCGTTCGGCCTGGACGCCGAGCCGCGCCGCGCCAACCCCTCCGGCGCCGCCGTCCTGCAGCTGACCGGGCAGCGGATCACCCTCGCCGACGGCAGCACCGCCGAG
The genomic region above belongs to Streptomyces sp. 1331.2 and contains:
- a CDS encoding cytochrome P450 family protein, which codes for MTAPDLTLTSLIADPYGGYTRLRADAPAHRVVGPDGLPFWLVTRYPDVRQALADPRLALDRTHAAPGNYRGFALPPALDANLLNMDPPDHTRIRRLVVRAFTPRRIAALRAPIEKVAGQLLDAIAPAGRADLLAAYAAPLPITVICDLLGVPEDDRHDFRGWTDTLITPDPEHPETARAAVKAMLGFFTGLVERKRTEPGDDLLSDLIAVRDDQDGGGGLSEDELTSLAFLILFAGYENTVHLIANAVLALLTHPEQLAALRAEPELIDGAVEEFARFDGPAPLAIRRFPREDVTIGGVTVPAGETVLLALGSANRDPEQFTDPDRLDLRRRENGHLALGHGIHYCLGAPLARMETAIALTALLRRFPDLALDVPVERLRHRPTLRARGLLELPVRY
- a CDS encoding pyroglutamyl peptidase encodes the protein MTLTRGTVRRPVRRTAALAAALAGTLAALLAPAAAQADPVGCRTNAAAPTDAEQARLQDTRTAAFTERSGLSDLLHGFPAALCTARTARRAERIVDAWGRALWQAGVDRAQGRRPSGELPARDDRPLYWTRLAMTVQLADWQPAFAVDRTALRDRFEDASRGLDGGFGAAPGVRRIFVSGFDPFGLDAEPRRANPSGAAVLQLTGQRITLADGSTAEVRAVVLPVRYGDFDRGVVERAFGPHLRPGPQSADLITSISQGYPGLFTLEAWAGRARSADPYPDNVRALSGGTSRQPVDAPDLAPGPQFIRTTLPTDAMTAVQQPYPVLLNTPVTEIPAGATDPVDRPDGPTPGSRSVAGGGGGYLSNEVAYRSNLLRLTLAPDLPGGHLHTPVLTGLPADQGQLTAPEFEQNQAAIADQVRAVLSSARL